The following coding sequences lie in one Arachis ipaensis cultivar K30076 chromosome B03, Araip1.1, whole genome shotgun sequence genomic window:
- the LOC107631136 gene encoding small GTPase LIP1, with protein sequence MFWRERENTEQNSGVLCGQVRVLVVGDSGVGKTSLVQLIVKGIPVARPAPSIGCTVSVKHTTYGNAGSSSSSLKGDSERDFFIELWDVSGHERYKDCRSLFYSQINGVVFVHDLSQRRTKTSLQKWAAEIAATGTFSAPLGSGGPGGLPVPYIVIGNKADIAAKEGKRVSSGNLVDVARQWVEKQGLLPSSEELPLTETFPGGGGLIAAAKEARYDKEAVMKFFLMLIRRRYFSDEMPAPRPWSIPSAPRATQRIDDDDDQWSIPSAQRLPQRIDDNFIEDDQSYSTSVSSDPYKYDTLPPLPAQRNLTPPPTLYPQQPVSVTENYSFPRFSLSGSSEINAAMRTKRSDINV encoded by the exons ATGTTTTGGAGGGAACGTGAGAACACGGAGCAGAATAGTGGGGTGCTCTGTGGACAGGTCAGAGTGCTAGTTGTTGGTGACTCAG GTGTTGGAAAGACTTCTCTAGTTCAGCTGATTGTTAAAGGTATTCCTGTTGCTCGCCCTGCACCGTCAATAGGTTGTACAGTTTCTGTGAAG CACACTACTTATGGTAATGCTGGCAGCTCTTCAAGTAGCCTTAAAGGTGATTCTGAGAGAGATTTCTTCATTGAACTATGGGATGTCTCAGGGCATGAACGGTACAAAGATTGCCGATCTCTGTTTTATTCTCAGATTAATG GTGTAGTTTTTGTTCATGATCTTTCACAAAGAAGAACAAAGACTAGCTTGCAGAAGTGGGCAGCTGAGATTGCGGCAACTGGGACATTTTCAGCTCCTTTGGGATCAGGTGGCCCTGGTGGCCTTCCCGTTCCATATATTGTTATTGGCAACAAAGCTGATATTGCTGCAAAAGAGGGTAAAAGAGTAAGCAGCGGGAATCTTGTTGATGTTGCACGCCAGTGGGTTGAGAAGCAGGGTTTGCTTCCATCCAGTGAGGAGCTTCCGCTGACTGAGACCTTTCCTGGTGGTGGTGGCCTTATTGCT GCTGCTAAAGAAGCAAGGTATGACAAAGAGGCTGTGATGAAATTTTTCCTCATG CTGATCAGGAGAAGATATTTCTCAGATGAAATGCCTGCACCAAGACCTTGGTCCATTCCTTCTGCTCCAAGAGCCACTCAGCgtatagatgatgatgatgatcaatGGTCCATTCCTTCTGCTCAGAGACTTCCTCAGCGAATAGATGATAACTTCATAGAAGATGATCAGTCCTATAgtacaag CGTAAGCAGTGATCCTTACAAGTATGACACGCTTCCCCCCCTTCCGGCTCAAAGGAACCTAACTCCGCCGCCTACTCTTTATCCTCAACAGCCAGTTTCAGTCACTGAAAACTATAGTTTCCCTAGATTTTCTTTGTCTGGCTCCTCCGAAATCAATGCTGCAATGAGGACAAAGCGCTCCGATATTAATGTCTGA
- the LOC107634658 gene encoding uncharacterized protein LOC107634658 — protein MDRFNGTSLLFFLLFCVPFILQFQPIAPDEGSQHINQNNYPEKPLLSRIVMDTISLFRKSHESSWEKIKTIIHDLQMQFSPPDLDFRGGADRGADSVKGTMMDAAEKSFDTSKETVKESARSAAKVVGEAIHKTTVKVTQTDSEKESQAEL, from the exons ATGGATAGATTCAACGGAACCTCCCTTTTATTCTTTCTTCTGTTCTGTGTCCCATTCATTCTTCAGTTTCAGCCTATAGCACCTGATGAAGGTAGCCAACATATTAATCAAAACAACTACCCTGAAAAACCACTTCTCTCCAGGATAGTAATGGACACCATTTCTCTATTTAGAAAATCCCACGAAAGTTCATGGGAGAAAATCAAAACCATCATACATGACTTGCAGATGCAGTTTTCCCCACCAGATCTTGA CTTTAGGGGTGGGGCTGATAGAGGAGCTGATAGTGTTAAAGGAACAATGATGGATGCGGCTGAGAAGAGTTTTGACACAAGCAAAGAAACTGTTAAGGAAAGTGCAAGATCAGCAGCAAAAGTGGTCGGAGAAGCTATTCATAAGACAACAGTAAAGGTTACACAAACTGACTCTGAGAAAGAATCTCAAGCGGAACTCTGA